The nucleotide window TAATACAAAATCCCTGTCAGACCTCTGACAGGGATTTTTTATTTCTGTTTTTTCCCAGCTGCATTAATCCAAACTTGTTTCATTCTGCTTTTTTATCTCTTCAGACGTTATACTGTCATTCAGATCAGAGTGATTTAGACCATGAATGAACTGCAACGACAGACCTATTTATCTTTGCTTGGGATTGAGAGTTATATGCCGCGCTGGCATCTGCCCTCAGCGCAAATGTCCACTGCTTGTGTGTTGCCGGTTGCGGAGGTTTCAGCGGTATGCCCAGATGTTGGACTAGTATTTGATACTGTTGCAGATCTACCAAAAAACGTAACCATCTCACCGTCTTTGCTGGACTCGCTAATCAAATCTGACAAACCAGTAAGTTCTGCTCCCTCAGCGGTTAATACGGCATCTATCCTTCAGCAATTAGAGGAAAAGAAGGCATCGGTTATTAAGCCTTTTTCTCTGAGCCTTTGGCGGCCCGTGCCTGGTTTTTTAATTGTGGATGCACGTAATTCGCAATTGGCCTTACCCACAGAGTTATTGCTGGGAAATATTTTGCGCACTTATTTAGGCGCGGTATCTTTTACTCTGAATGAAGAAGTGATGCACTGGCCGATGATTGAAAATCGCTTTGTTTCGCATACTGAAGATGATGCGAGAAATGAATTGCAGACTTGGTTGGCTGTTGAAAATGAATTACGCCCTCTAAATAAACTCTGGTTAATGGGAGAGAATTCTGCCAATTATTTTTTACCAAAAGATGCTGCTTGGATTAATTGTTGTTGGAAAACGGTTGACCTTGATAATTTATCTATTCGGGCTTTGATTCTTCCTAATTTAATTAGCTTGCTACAGCAGCCGCAGCAAAAAGCTAGGTTATGGGCTAGTTTGTAGTGATTTTCTTGATGGCAGCACTTTCTTAGTAACAAAATGATTAATTCTCCTGCCTTATCTGATGTAACTGATTCAGGTTTATATCTGCACTATCGTTTACTTGATGAAAGCGACATTCCGCAAATAATGACACTGGAGCGAAGTGCTCATTCCCATCCTTGGCGTCAATCTAGTTTCGAGGATTGCTTAAATGGGCGGCAGAAATGTTGGCTGGCTGAGCATAAAGGTGTTTTGGTTGGTTACGTCGTTGTGACTCACGGCGGCGGTGACGCGGAGCTGTTAAATATTTCAGTTTCGCCTGCGTTTCAACGTAAAGGAATAGGACGGTGTTTGTTAAAGCTTGCTGTTGAATGTGTAAAAGAAAAAGCGGATATGCTATTTTTAGAAGTGAGAGTATCTAATCGTAAGGCTATTGCTCTTTATGAGAAGGAAGATTTTTTTGAGGTTGGTCAGCGGAAAAATTATTATCCGACTGTTAATGGCCATGAGGATGCGCTACTGATGGCTCGTCAGCTCTAATTGATAATATTGATTTTATTGTTTTACAGGGCGTTTTTGTAACTTTCGTTGTAATGTTCGTCTATGCATGCCAAGTACTCGCGCAGTAGCAGAAATGTTCCCTCCCTGCTCTTGTAGCACTTTCTG belongs to Cellvibrio sp. pealriver and includes:
- the rimI gene encoding ribosomal protein S18-alanine N-acetyltransferase — its product is MINSPALSDVTDSGLYLHYRLLDESDIPQIMTLERSAHSHPWRQSSFEDCLNGRQKCWLAEHKGVLVGYVVVTHGGGDAELLNISVSPAFQRKGIGRCLLKLAVECVKEKADMLFLEVRVSNRKAIALYEKEDFFEVGQRKNYYPTVNGHEDALLMARQL